The following is a genomic window from uncultured Hyphomonas sp..
AGCATGGCGCCGACAAGGTCGTGCGCAAAATGCTCGCCAAGGGGCTGGAGGCGAAAGCCATCCATGGCAACAAGTCCCAGCCGCAACGCCTGAAAGCGCTGGACGCCTTCAAGAACGGCAACTGCAAGATCCTCGTGGCCACCGATATTGCCGCACGCGGCATCGACATCGACGGCATCAGCCATGTCGTGAACTTCGAAGTGCCAAACGTACCGGAGCAGTATGTCCACCGTATCGGCCGCACGGCCCGCGCCGGCCGGACAGGCCTCGCCGTGTCCTTCGTGGCGGAAGACGAGCGCTACTACCTGCGCGACATCGAGAAGACGATCGACATGCAGGTCGACGTGCTGACGGCACCGGAAGGCTCCAAGGTGGACCTTCTGCCGACGCCGGACCCGAACGAGCGCCTCTACAAGCCGAAAGGCCCGTCCCGCGGTAATTCTGGCGGTGGACGCGGCAATGGCGGCCGTGGTGGCCAGCGCCGTCTGCAAGGCAAGGCCAAGCCTCAGAATGCGTCAGGCGGTGGCAATAACGGCGCCGGGAAAAGCGGCGGCAAACAGGGTGGCCGCAATCGCGGTGGCAAGAAGCGGAAACTGGAAGGTGCGCGCGGCTAAAGGCTGGCGCGCAGCTTCGCCCATTCATTGGCGAGGTCATCGCGGAAGGCCGGTGCGGCGATGGCGATCAGCCGCTCGGCGCGCTGGTCGATATCCGCTGTCGCCAGATCCGCGACGCCATGTTCGGTCACGACATAGCCCGCCTCAGCGCGGCTGAGCGTGACCGTCGGCGAGGCGAGCTGCAGCACGATCCGGGACAGGCTGCCGCCCCGTGCGGTGGCCGGCAAGGCAATGATGCTGCGTCCGCCGGCAGAAAGCTGGGCTCCGCGCACGAAGTTGCCGAGCCCGCCGGTCGAGGCAACCTGCCGACCTTTCACCCATTCGGAATTCAGTTGCCCGAACAGGTCGACTTCCACGCCGCCATTGATCGCGGCAAGGCGGGGGATGGCGGCCAGCACAGGTACGGAATGCGTGACGCTGACGGGTTGGAAGTTGAAGCGCGGGTCTTGTCCCGCGGCCTCATAAAGAGGCGGTGTGCCGATCGCTGTGCCCGTCAGGATTGTTCCTGGCTCCGGGCCGATGGCGCCAGCCTTCACTGCTTCCAATGCCGCATCCGTGATCATGCCGGTATGGATACGGATGTTACGATGGTGTGCGGCGGCCGCCATGGCGATCTGTTGCACGCTGCCGATGCCGGACTGCACCGTGAAGCCGTCACCCAGCAGCGTCGCGACATGCGCCGCAATGGCTTTGGCTTCGTCCGAAAGCGGCGGATCGGCGAGGGTGACCAGGGGCGTGTCTTCTTCGATGACATCCGCGAAGGATGAAAGCGGCACGCGGGGGGCGTTTGCCGGAAAGGGCATGTCCGGGCGCACCACCGCAATCAGGCGGACCTTCTTGCGATCTGTCAGGGCGGGAGACATGTCCGTGCCGAGGCTCAGCGAAACGTCACCGCGCTCATCGGGGCGGGAAACCGGGATGAAGGCCGCATCCAGTGGAACGGTCTTCAGCCATTCGAACGCGGTGGCGTAATGCAGGGGGAGAAGCCGGTAGCGGCCCGCCTCGAAACTCTTTCGATATTCCGAATAGAGAAATGTGCCCTCTGCGCGGCTCTCCGGATGGAAATCCGTCCAGGCCGTGCGGTTGATGCCGGGCAGCCAGTGGCCGATGAAGGTCGCGCCGTCGGCAAGGTCTGGTGCCTCGCGAAGCGCGTTCGCCAGGCAGGCGGGTTCTGCCGGGCCGCCAGGCACGTGAATACGCGGCGCTCCCTTTGTGGCGTCCCGTAAGTCGACAAGCAGGTCTCTGACGGCAGTCACACGCGCCTCACGGCGTGAGGATCAGGCCCGATGCCGGGCTCACATCCGCATCCAGTGTTTTCAGCCAGGCGCTGGAAATCGCTTCATGCCCGCTTGCCTGCTTCGGCTTCACGAATTTCTTCGACGCTTCATAGAAGCTCATCAGCGACTGGCCGAGCTTAGCGTTGAGCGTATTGGCGCCGAGCTGTTTCGTGCGTTCGGCGGCATAGGTCGGGACGAAGAAGAATTCCGGCTGCGGATCGGGCAGCTGGATCGGTGCGCGGTTGCCTTCCCAATCGGTGACGCCGATGACGAGGCTGCGGACGAGGCGGTCCTTCAGGGCGTTGTGCACATCGGCAGTCAAAGTTGGCCGGCCAAGGAAATCGACAAAGGCTGTCAGGCCGCGGGCATGCAGCCGGTCCGCATCCGCATAAGTACGAACCCGGCCGTAAAGCCCGGTGGATTCCACGAATGCCTTGTTGCCCTTGGAGGTCAGTGCCACCGTGTCCACATTGCCGCGCTGCTTCAGGCAGTGGGCGAGCGCCATGGCCGTCTTGGATGAGGCCGAGGAAATGACGACCGTCTCCGGAATCGGGTCTCCGGCTTCCATAAGTGAGTCGTCGATCATCCAGCCTGTGGTGAACAGCGGGCGGAACAGCATCTGCTGTGCTTCAGAGCCTGCGCTATAGGAGGCGTCAGCCGCCGTGAAGATGTAGGTATTGTAGATCGGCGCCATGGGCTGGCGATGTTCGGCGCCATCGACGAAGCTGGCCTTGCCGACCTTGGCAGGCTTCACATCGAACCGGTCCGAGATCGGAAGGTATCCGTAGACGCGCTGGCCAACGGCGACACCTTCGGCTTTCGACTCTTCCACCGTCGCGAACCCCCAGACCGGCACGCGCCCGAAGGTGGGGTCTGCTGCAGGGAAAAAGTCCCAGTATTTCATTGCGTCGCCGAATGTGGCGTAGGTGACATTGTTGGCGGTCAGGGCGAAGGCTTCGACCTTCAGGCGGGCGCAGCCTTCGGCCAGAGGTGCGGCAGGCTGATCAGTCCATTGAACGTCGCGCAGATCGTCGCGGCGGATGAGAAAATCGCTCATGTTTTCGCTTTCGGTGACTTCCCCGTAAAGGCCCCGATTCGTGCGTGCATGTCAGGTCCCACGCCCTCACTATTCAGAACTTCCCATTGTAGCCCGCTATCCATGTCGCGCGCATCCGTGGCTTCAAGGAGGCGCTTGTTGGCGGCATGTGAAAAGGCGGAATTTTCCGTGATCTGCTTCGCGAGTTGATCGATGGCGGCGTCGAACTCTGCATCTGGCACCACCATTTCCGTGAGTCCGATGCGGAAGGCTTCGTCGGAACGGATCATTTCAGCGGTGAACATCAGGCGTTTGGCGGTCGCGATGCCGACACGGCGGGGCAGGCGCTGGCTCATGCCCCAGATCGGAGTCAGCGCCCATTTGGCGTGCGTGTCGCCGAAACGTGCGCTTTCGG
Proteins encoded in this region:
- a CDS encoding enoyl-CoA hydratase/isomerase family protein; protein product: MTDSLVTRQDKDGCAILTLNRPEKLNSLTVGMFRELRSHVSDLYKDDTISCVVLRGAGKCFSAGHDLADIAEGEAVPSRGWHSETLRLMERLPKPVIAAVHGHCYTGALEVALAADFIIAAESARFGDTHAKWALTPIWGMSQRLPRRVGIATAKRLMFTAEMIRSDEAFRIGLTEMVVPDAEFDAAIDQLAKQITENSAFSHAANKRLLEATDARDMDSGLQWEVLNSEGVGPDMHARIGAFTGKSPKAKT
- a CDS encoding acetyl-CoA hydrolase/transferase C-terminal domain-containing protein, whose protein sequence is MTAVRDLLVDLRDATKGAPRIHVPGGPAEPACLANALREAPDLADGATFIGHWLPGINRTAWTDFHPESRAEGTFLYSEYRKSFEAGRYRLLPLHYATAFEWLKTVPLDAAFIPVSRPDERGDVSLSLGTDMSPALTDRKKVRLIAVVRPDMPFPANAPRVPLSSFADVIEEDTPLVTLADPPLSDEAKAIAAHVATLLGDGFTVQSGIGSVQQIAMAAAAHHRNIRIHTGMITDAALEAVKAGAIGPEPGTILTGTAIGTPPLYEAAGQDPRFNFQPVSVTHSVPVLAAIPRLAAINGGVEVDLFGQLNSEWVKGRQVASTGGLGNFVRGAQLSAGGRSIIALPATARGGSLSRIVLQLASPTVTLSRAEAGYVVTEHGVADLATADIDQRAERLIAIAAPAFRDDLANEWAKLRASL
- a CDS encoding DUF2855 family protein; its protein translation is MSDFLIRRDDLRDVQWTDQPAAPLAEGCARLKVEAFALTANNVTYATFGDAMKYWDFFPAADPTFGRVPVWGFATVEESKAEGVAVGQRVYGYLPISDRFDVKPAKVGKASFVDGAEHRQPMAPIYNTYIFTAADASYSAGSEAQQMLFRPLFTTGWMIDDSLMEAGDPIPETVVISSASSKTAMALAHCLKQRGNVDTVALTSKGNKAFVESTGLYGRVRTYADADRLHARGLTAFVDFLGRPTLTADVHNALKDRLVRSLVIGVTDWEGNRAPIQLPDPQPEFFFVPTYAAERTKQLGANTLNAKLGQSLMSFYEASKKFVKPKQASGHEAISSAWLKTLDADVSPASGLILTP